ATGGCTTTCTCAATAACAGGGATCAGCGCTTGCTCCCAGGGTTGAATGACTATCACGCGGGGTTCGGGTACGGAGAGTGATGCAACCTGGTTCAGGGGCGTCTGTGTGCCATAATAATCAACTGAAATATTATCCAGCAGAGAGGTGGAGGCACGGCCTGTCCTGATAGAGCCAAGGTCTTTCTTGAATACTTCTATTGCCTTCTCCATCTTCTCTTTTGCCTTTTTCTTCAATTCCCTATCCATCTTGTCCCTCCACAGGGTTCATTCATGTATAAGCAGGGTTGCAGGAATTCTTTTTTTGCTCACAGATTTTTTAACCCATGCTGACAATGGTCCCTATGTTCTTTCCCTCCATGACCCGCTTTATGTTACCCTTTTTCCTTACATTAAATACCATAATCGGCAGGGCATTGTCCATACAGAGGGATATGGCGGTTGAGTCCATTACATTCAACCCCTTCTTAAGTACGTCCATGTAGCTGATCTTCTTGAATTTTTTCGCATCAGGATCCTTGAAGGGGTCTGCAGAGTACACACCATCAACCTTTGTGGCCTTAAGAATGATTTCAGCCCCGATCTCCATTGCCCTGAGAGAGGCCGCCGTATCAGTTGTGAAGTAGGGGTTACCCGTACCAGCGGCAAAGATGACGACCCGTCCCTTTTCCAGATGCCTGACGGCCCTGCGTCTGATGTATGGTTCTGCAAGCTCTCTCATTTCAATAGCTGATTGCACCCTTGTAGGAACGCCTGCCTTCTCCAGGGCATTCTGAAGAGCAAGTGCATTTATTACCGTTGCCAGCATACCCATATAATCAGCGGTTGCGCGCTCCATCCCCTTTACAGAGCCTTCAACACCACGAAAGATATTGCCCCCGCCAATGACAACAGCCACCTCAATGCCGAGCTTATGAATGCCCTTAATCTCGCTGGCCATATAATCAACGGTGGTGGCGTCAATACCGTAACTTCTCTGCCCCATCAGTACCTCTCCACTCAACTTCAGGAGAATCCTTCTGTATTTAACCTTTGGTTTATTTTTGGATTTAATTTTGGATTTAATTTTCAAGCTCCTCACCAAGCTGATAACGTGTAAAACGTCTTATAATGATGTTTTCTCCAAACTTCGAGACCATCTCTGTCACAATATCCCTGATCTTCTTCTTCTGATCAGGGTCCTTTACGAATATCTGGTCCAACAGGCAATTTTCCGCATAGAACTTTTCAAGCTTGCCTTCAAGTATCTTCTCCACAACATGCTCGGGCCTGTCTTTTGTCTGATCCCTGTATATGGATTTCTCCCTTTCAATGATATCCGGAGGGATATCCTCCCTTGAAAGGTACCGTGGATTTGCAGCCGCTATATGCATGGCAACATCCTTGACAAACTGACGAAAATCATCGGTCCTTGCGACAAAATCAGTCTCACAATTTACTTCTATCAGCACACCGATTTTATCCATATGTATATAGGAGAGTATCAGCCCCTCAGATGCCTTTCTTCCCGCCTTTTTTTCAGCAGCAGCAAGCCCTTTTTTCCTCAATACATCCACGGCCTTTTCAAAATCACCGTTACTCTCTGAAAGGGCCTTTTTACAGTCCATCATTCCGGCTCCTGTCTGCTCCCTTAACCGCTTCACCATATCAGCAGTGACAGTCATTCTGCAACCTCCTCTGTCTGTGGCGCTGCCTCTATCGGTGGTATTGCCGGTTCATTTACAGCCGCCATCTCTTCTTCTTCCTGCGAAATCTTTTCCTTTATCCTGGCCTCTTCAGCCTTTGCCTCTATCTCCTTGTTCAGGATATCTTGTCCTTCAAGGAT
This region of Nitrospirota bacterium genomic DNA includes:
- the tsf gene encoding translation elongation factor Ts, which gives rise to MTVTADMVKRLREQTGAGMMDCKKALSESNGDFEKAVDVLRKKGLAAAEKKAGRKASEGLILSYIHMDKIGVLIEVNCETDFVARTDDFRQFVKDVAMHIAAANPRYLSREDIPPDIIEREKSIYRDQTKDRPEHVVEKILEGKLEKFYAENCLLDQIFVKDPDQKKKIRDIVTEMVSKFGENIIIRRFTRYQLGEELEN
- the pyrH gene encoding UMP kinase, coding for MKSKNKPKVKYRRILLKLSGEVLMGQRSYGIDATTVDYMASEIKGIHKLGIEVAVVIGGGNIFRGVEGSVKGMERATADYMGMLATVINALALQNALEKAGVPTRVQSAIEMRELAEPYIRRRAVRHLEKGRVVIFAAGTGNPYFTTDTAASLRAMEIGAEIILKATKVDGVYSADPFKDPDAKKFKKISYMDVLKKGLNVMDSTAISLCMDNALPIMVFNVRKKGNIKRVMEGKNIGTIVSMG